In Mycoavidus cysteinexigens, a genomic segment contains:
- a CDS encoding ATP synthase subunit I: MKRSMRITPFKVVQAQIALSVVMAMLCGAFASKPSNAALSALTGGAIGWIPSALFALRLSAQVSVASWVVGEVMKIGLTIAMFVAAAVFFPALNWLALLGTYIVVLKVYWAALILR; the protein is encoded by the coding sequence ATGAAGCGCTCAATGCGGATCACTCCATTCAAAGTTGTGCAGGCGCAAATAGCGTTGTCCGTTGTGATGGCAATGTTATGTGGCGCGTTTGCCAGTAAGCCAAGTAATGCCGCGTTATCTGCTTTAACCGGTGGCGCAATAGGTTGGATACCCTCAGCTTTGTTTGCATTGCGCTTAAGCGCGCAAGTGTCGGTGGCAAGCTGGGTGGTAGGCGAGGTAATGAAGATTGGCCTGACCATCGCGATGTTTGTCGCGGCCGCGGTTTTTTTTCCCGCTCTAAATTGGCTGGCTTTACTGGGAACTTATATTGTCGTGCTCAAAGTATATTGGGCCGCGCTGATTCTGCGGTAA
- the atpA gene encoding F0F1 ATP synthase subunit alpha yields the protein MQLNPAEVSELIKTRIQGLTADTELRNQGTVLSVTDGICRVHGLSDVMQGEMLEFPGQTFGLALNLERDSVGAVILGEYTHISEGDTVKCTGRVLEVPVGPELIGRVVDALGQPIDGKGPINAKETDAIEKIAPGVIWRKSVSEPVQTGLKSIDAMVPIGRGQRELIIGDRQTGKTAVAIDTIINQKGKDLVCIYVAIGQKAASVMNVVRKLEEHGALEYTIVVTASASDSAAMQYIAPYAGCTMGEYFRDRGQDALIIYDDLTKQAWAYRQISLLLRRPPGREAYPGDVFYLHSRLLERAARVSEAYVEKFTEGKVKGKSGSLTALPVIETQAGDVTAFVPTNVISITDGQIFLETDLFNAGIRPAINAGVSVSRVGGAAQTKIIKKLSGGIRTDLAQYRELAAFAQFASDLDEATRKQLERGRRVTELLKQPQYNPLQVWELAVALFAANNGYLDEVEINAVASFEKNLREHLKTSHADLVQRIEQKKELSASDETALHAVLKDFKRSIA from the coding sequence ATGCAGCTTAACCCTGCGGAAGTGAGTGAACTTATTAAGACTCGGATTCAAGGTCTTACCGCTGACACGGAGCTTCGCAATCAAGGAACCGTATTATCTGTAACTGACGGGATCTGTCGCGTTCATGGGCTTTCCGACGTGATGCAAGGTGAAATGCTTGAATTCCCTGGGCAGACTTTTGGTCTTGCGCTCAACCTTGAGCGTGACTCAGTCGGTGCGGTTATCTTGGGCGAGTACACGCATATTTCTGAAGGCGATACCGTAAAGTGTACGGGCCGCGTTTTGGAAGTGCCGGTTGGGCCAGAGCTGATTGGCCGCGTAGTGGATGCGTTGGGTCAGCCAATCGATGGTAAAGGCCCGATTAACGCCAAAGAAACCGATGCAATTGAGAAAATTGCGCCAGGCGTGATTTGGCGTAAATCTGTTTCAGAACCCGTGCAAACCGGGCTGAAATCCATTGATGCGATGGTGCCGATTGGCCGTGGCCAGCGTGAATTGATTATTGGTGATCGCCAAACAGGTAAAACTGCAGTCGCAATCGACACCATTATTAATCAAAAAGGCAAAGATCTAGTTTGTATTTACGTTGCAATTGGGCAAAAAGCAGCGTCGGTGATGAACGTGGTGCGCAAGCTTGAAGAGCATGGCGCGCTTGAATACACGATTGTTGTCACTGCGTCAGCGTCAGATTCGGCGGCGATGCAATATATCGCCCCCTATGCAGGTTGCACGATGGGAGAGTATTTCCGTGACCGTGGCCAAGATGCATTAATTATTTACGATGATTTAACTAAACAAGCCTGGGCCTACCGTCAAATTTCGTTGCTATTGCGCCGGCCGCCTGGTCGTGAAGCATATCCTGGCGACGTATTTTATCTACACTCGCGTTTGCTTGAGCGGGCGGCAAGGGTCAGCGAAGCCTACGTTGAGAAATTTACTGAAGGCAAAGTAAAAGGTAAAAGTGGTTCACTTACGGCGCTACCGGTGATTGAAACCCAGGCGGGTGACGTAACCGCCTTTGTGCCAACCAATGTTATCTCGATTACGGATGGTCAGATCTTTTTGGAGACGGACCTCTTTAATGCTGGGATTCGGCCGGCGATTAATGCTGGGGTTTCGGTCTCGCGTGTCGGCGGTGCTGCACAAACTAAGATCATCAAAAAATTGTCAGGCGGGATTCGCACGGATCTGGCTCAATATCGTGAGTTGGCTGCTTTTGCGCAATTTGCGTCGGATTTAGATGAAGCTACGCGCAAACAGCTTGAGCGGGGCCGGCGTGTGACGGAGCTGCTTAAACAGCCGCAATATAATCCCTTACAAGTATGGGAGCTGGCGGTTGCACTCTTTGCTGCAAATAATGGCTACCTTGACGAGGTTGAAATCAACGCAGTCGCTAGCTTTGAAAAAAACTTGCGCGAACACCTCAAAACCAGCCATGCTGATTTGGTGCAGCGCATTGAGCAGAAAAAAGAGCTCTCGGCAAGTGATGAAACGGCGCTACATGCAGTGCTTAAAGATTTTAAACGGTCAATTGCTTGA
- a CDS encoding F0F1 ATP synthase subunit delta, with amino-acid sequence MAELATLARPYAEALFQVAQGSDLAAWSGRLQQLAQMASLPEVRALAANPKIEHEQIYELLLSGLALPADESAEQIKNFVRIITGAHRLQVLNEIAAQFEALKNASEGAADALIASAFALEGEALSSLILALERKFGCKLKPHVTVDPALIGGICVTVGDKVHDTSVRTRLAQMRSVLTA; translated from the coding sequence ATGGCGGAACTTGCTACCCTCGCTCGGCCTTATGCTGAGGCGCTTTTTCAGGTCGCGCAAGGCAGTGACCTTGCCGCCTGGTCTGGTCGGTTGCAGCAGTTGGCGCAGATGGCTAGTTTGCCTGAAGTGCGTGCATTAGCGGCTAATCCTAAGATAGAGCACGAGCAAATCTACGAATTGCTGCTGTCAGGGTTGGCGCTGCCTGCTGACGAATCGGCTGAGCAGATTAAAAATTTTGTGCGCATCATTACTGGCGCCCACCGGCTGCAAGTTTTAAATGAAATCGCAGCACAATTTGAGGCGCTAAAAAACGCCAGCGAAGGCGCCGCAGATGCGCTGATTGCCAGTGCTTTTGCGCTTGAAGGCGAAGCTTTGTCCTCCCTTATTTTAGCGCTAGAGCGTAAATTTGGCTGTAAGCTCAAGCCGCATGTGACAGTAGATCCGGCTTTGATTGGTGGCATTTGTGTCACGGTTGGCGATAAAGTGCACGATACTTCGGTGCGCACACGGCTAGCGCAGATGCGTTCAGTGCTCACAGCATAG
- the atpE gene encoding F0F1 ATP synthase subunit C gives MQAFIANIQGLTAIGIGIIIGLGAIGACIGIALMGGKYIEACARQPELMNPLQTKMFLLAGLIDAAFLIGVGVAMLFAFANPLLAPLAAS, from the coding sequence ATGCAAGCTTTTATCGCCAATATCCAAGGACTTACTGCGATAGGGATCGGCATTATTATTGGCCTAGGGGCAATTGGTGCATGTATTGGTATTGCGCTGATGGGTGGTAAATATATTGAGGCTTGCGCGCGCCAGCCTGAATTGATGAACCCACTGCAAACGAAAATGTTTTTGCTGGCAGGTTTGATTGATGCGGCCTTTTTGATTGGCGTTGGGGTTGCAATGTTGTTTGCTTTTGCGAATCCGTTGCTGGCTCCGCTAGCAGCAAGCTAA
- a CDS encoding transposase: MAVVFLPALGSLRLIFLPTYSPELNPQEHIWNELCEKYFYNRAFDSLDTLENHLSNALSQLELDHERFGVLLDFYTRGQPTVI, translated from the coding sequence ATGGCTGTGGTTTTTCTTCCTGCTCTAGGGAGTCTGCGCTTGATTTTTCTGCCTACCTATTCTCCTGAACTTAATCCTCAGGAGCATATCTGGAATGAATTGTGCGAAAAATACTTCTACAATCGCGCTTTTGATAGCCTGGATACTCTTGAAAATCATTTGTCTAACGCTCTCAGCCAGCTTGAACTTGATCACGAGCGCTTCGGAGTATTGCTGGATTTTTACACAAGGGGGCAGCCCACAGTTATATAG
- a CDS encoding F0F1 ATP synthase subunit B: MNINATLVAQAVVFLILAWVTMKFVWPPLINALDERTQKIADGLAAAEKGKAELAIVNKQVEQTLAQAREQGQQRVADAEKRAQVSAEEIKQNAHNEAARIIAQALSQADQQLIAARETLRNEVANLAVKGAEQILRREIDSKAHAALLQQLKAEL, encoded by the coding sequence GTGAATATTAACGCAACCCTCGTTGCGCAAGCGGTGGTGTTTTTGATCCTCGCGTGGGTTACGATGAAATTCGTGTGGCCTCCGTTGATCAATGCACTGGATGAGCGCACGCAAAAAATCGCCGATGGTTTGGCGGCAGCGGAAAAAGGCAAGGCTGAGTTAGCCATTGTGAATAAACAAGTTGAGCAGACCCTTGCGCAAGCGCGTGAGCAAGGTCAACAACGTGTTGCTGACGCTGAAAAGCGGGCCCAGGTAAGCGCTGAGGAAATCAAGCAGAATGCGCACAATGAAGCCGCGCGGATTATTGCGCAAGCGCTGTCACAAGCTGACCAGCAATTAATCGCGGCGCGTGAAACCTTGCGCAATGAGGTGGCTAATCTTGCCGTCAAGGGCGCTGAGCAAATTCTGCGGCGCGAAATTGATAGTAAAGCGCATGCTGCATTATTGCAGCAGCTTAAAGCCGAGCTTTAA
- a CDS encoding leucine-rich repeat domain-containing protein yields MKKRQKWLGWCALIGMYLALSSQVGAQPVDVSTTDIKISQKGLNFSQNNSLLNVWIDQAEQYEMGARKEAVQRIRAAYENQAVSLDLSGLKITSLPPELEALSELKNLNLSNTLIDSFPSFLSGLKNLEWLNLADTPITIIPEGLGNMSNLQVLNLSKTNIKTLPNSIGNLINLKKLNISKTQILETELPETIICLNLEEMIWPDGERTVPNL; encoded by the coding sequence ATGAAAAAGCGGCAGAAATGGTTAGGTTGGTGCGCACTGATTGGCATGTATCTCGCTTTGAGCAGCCAGGTTGGAGCTCAGCCCGTAGATGTAAGCACCACTGATATAAAGATTTCCCAAAAAGGCCTGAACTTTAGCCAAAATAACTCCTTACTAAACGTTTGGATAGATCAAGCAGAACAATATGAAATGGGAGCTAGAAAAGAAGCGGTACAAAGGATACGGGCTGCCTATGAGAATCAGGCAGTGTCGTTGGATCTTTCTGGCCTCAAAATTACCAGCCTGCCTCCAGAACTAGAAGCACTGTCAGAATTAAAAAATCTAAATTTATCGAACACATTAATTGACAGCTTTCCAAGTTTTTTATCTGGCCTGAAAAACCTTGAATGGCTAAATTTAGCAGACACGCCTATAACGATAATTCCAGAAGGCTTGGGAAATATGTCTAATTTACAAGTTTTAAACTTGTCAAAAACCAATATAAAAACATTACCAAATAGCATAGGAAATCTTATTAATTTGAAAAAACTTAACATTTCTAAAACACAAATTTTAGAAACAGAGTTACCAGAAACAATAATTTGTCTTAACTTAGAAGAAATGATATGGCCGGACGGAGAACGTACGGTTCCTAATTTATGA
- the atpB gene encoding F0F1 ATP synthase subunit A, producing the protein MTADTANQALNPSGYIGHHLQNFSNKPQTSIVDFSVWNLDTLFWSILMGLAAIGVLYFAARRSTSGVPSRFQCAIELLVEMVESQSKSMIHGSRRFIAPLALTVFLWVVFMNALDLLPVDLPAQIISWLGLASVIPNHRIVPTADLNATLGMALGVLLLVLYYSVKVKGFGGFARELISAPFGKHPALWPFNLLLNIIEYLAKTVSLGMRLFGNMYAGELLFLLIALLGGLWSFGLDASILGFVGHVIAGSLWAIFHILVVLLQAFIFMMLTLVYLGQAHDGH; encoded by the coding sequence ATGACGGCCGATACAGCAAATCAGGCCCTAAACCCTTCTGGGTATATTGGGCACCATCTGCAGAATTTTTCGAATAAGCCACAAACTTCAATTGTGGACTTCTCCGTATGGAATCTGGATACCTTATTTTGGTCGATTCTCATGGGTTTGGCTGCAATTGGCGTGCTTTATTTTGCCGCACGGCGCTCCACTAGCGGAGTGCCTTCTCGCTTCCAGTGCGCGATTGAGCTTCTCGTTGAGATGGTTGAAAGCCAATCGAAATCAATGATTCACGGTAGTCGCCGCTTTATTGCGCCACTTGCCTTAACTGTGTTTCTTTGGGTTGTATTCATGAATGCGTTGGATTTGCTGCCGGTCGATTTGCCTGCGCAAATCATTAGTTGGCTTGGTCTAGCTAGCGTCATTCCTAATCACCGAATTGTGCCGACGGCTGATCTCAATGCAACCTTAGGGATGGCCCTTGGGGTACTACTTTTAGTGCTGTATTACAGCGTTAAAGTGAAGGGTTTCGGGGGCTTTGCGCGCGAATTAATATCGGCGCCTTTCGGTAAGCACCCTGCACTATGGCCGTTTAATTTGCTACTGAATATTATTGAATATCTGGCTAAGACCGTCTCGTTGGGGATGCGGCTGTTTGGTAATATGTATGCAGGAGAGCTGTTATTCCTGCTGATTGCATTGCTTGGCGGTTTATGGAGTTTTGGTTTGGATGCCTCCATTCTGGGCTTTGTCGGCCACGTGATAGCGGGAAGTTTGTGGGCCATATTCCATATCTTAGTTGTATTGTTGCAAGCATTTATTTTTATGATGCTGACGCTGGTGTATCTGGGTCAAGCACACGATGGTCATTAA